A single genomic interval of Pseudomonas sp. FeN3W harbors:
- a CDS encoding GFA family protein → MQTHTGSCLCGVVRYRIDAPIDELTHCHCKMCRKAHGAAFASYASVPLDALHFMSGKDQLGVYHSSEHVTRTFCIRCGSNLLFVDNREHEVGVAAGTLDSPLSAPPQSHIFVDSKAAWYEIHDALPQHNGDSPG, encoded by the coding sequence ATGCAAACGCATACCGGTAGTTGCCTGTGCGGCGTCGTGCGCTATCGCATCGACGCCCCCATCGACGAGCTGACCCACTGCCACTGCAAGATGTGCCGCAAGGCTCACGGTGCCGCCTTCGCCAGTTACGCGAGCGTGCCCTTGGACGCACTGCATTTCATGTCGGGCAAGGATCAGCTGGGCGTCTACCACTCCTCCGAACATGTGACGCGCACCTTCTGCATCCGCTGCGGCTCCAACCTGCTGTTCGTCGACAACCGCGAGCATGAGGTCGGCGTCGCTGCCGGGACCCTCGATTCACCGCTGTCGGCGCCGCCGCAATCGCACATCTTCGTCGACTCCAAGGCGGCGTGGTACGAGATTCACGACGCACTGCCCCAACACAACGGCGACAGCCCCGGCTGA
- a CDS encoding VWA domain-containing protein, whose product MLLGLFNEMRAAKVPVSVRELLDLIDALKHRVVFADMDEFYFLARTVMVKDERHFDKFDRAFGAYFKGLENLDQHLEALIPEDWLRKEFERSLTDEERAQIQSLGGLDKLIEEFKKRLEEQKERHAGGNKWIGTGGTSPFGSGGYNPEGIRIGDAGKRQGKAVKVWDQREYKNLDDQVELGTRNIKIALRRLRKFARQGAADELDIDGTIDHTARDAGLLNIQMQPERRNAVKLLILFDIGGSMDAHVKVCEELFSACKTEFKHLEYFYFHNFIYESVWKNNFRRTSERTSTLDLLHKYGADYKVVFVGDAAMAPYEVTQPGGSVEHWNEEAGYVWMQRFMEKYKKLIWINPYPKDTWGYTTSTGIIRELVEDRMYPLTLSGLEEGMRFLAK is encoded by the coding sequence ATGCTGCTTGGCCTGTTCAATGAGATGCGCGCTGCCAAGGTGCCGGTATCGGTGCGCGAACTGCTGGACCTGATCGATGCGCTCAAGCACCGCGTCGTGTTCGCCGACATGGACGAGTTCTATTTCCTCGCACGCACGGTGATGGTCAAGGACGAGCGCCACTTCGACAAGTTCGACCGGGCCTTCGGTGCCTATTTCAAAGGTCTGGAAAACCTCGATCAGCATCTCGAGGCGCTGATCCCCGAAGACTGGCTGCGCAAGGAATTCGAGCGCAGCCTGACGGACGAAGAGCGCGCGCAAATCCAGTCCCTCGGCGGCCTGGACAAGCTGATCGAGGAATTCAAGAAGCGTCTCGAGGAACAGAAGGAGCGCCATGCCGGCGGCAACAAGTGGATCGGCACCGGCGGCACCAGCCCCTTCGGCTCGGGCGGCTACAACCCCGAAGGCATCCGCATCGGCGATGCCGGCAAGCGCCAGGGCAAGGCGGTGAAGGTCTGGGACCAGCGCGAGTACAAGAATCTCGACGATCAGGTCGAGCTGGGCACGCGCAACATCAAGATCGCCCTGCGCCGCCTGCGCAAGTTCGCCCGCCAGGGCGCGGCGGACGAGCTGGACATCGACGGCACCATCGACCATACCGCCCGCGACGCCGGCCTGCTCAACATTCAGATGCAACCGGAGCGGCGCAACGCGGTGAAGTTGCTGATCCTGTTCGACATCGGCGGCTCGATGGACGCCCACGTGAAGGTCTGCGAAGAGCTGTTCTCAGCCTGCAAGACCGAGTTCAAGCATCTGGAGTACTTCTACTTCCACAACTTCATCTATGAATCGGTGTGGAAGAACAATTTCCGCCGCACTTCGGAACGCACCTCGACCCTGGACCTGCTGCACAAGTACGGCGCGGACTACAAGGTGGTGTTCGTCGGCGATGCGGCGATGGCGCCCTATGAAGTCACCCAGCCGGGCGGCAGCGTCGAGCACTGGAACGAGGAAGCCGGCTACGTGTGGATGCAGCGCTTCATGGAGAAGTACAAGAAGCTCATCTGGATCAACCCTTACCCCAAGGATACCTGGGGCTACACCACGTCCACCGGCATCATCCGCGAGCTGGTGGAAGACCGCATGTATCCGCTGACCCTGAGCGGGCTGGAAGAGGGCATGCGGTTCCTGGCGAAATAA